One Candidatus Tectomicrobia bacterium genomic window carries:
- a CDS encoding tetratricopeptide repeat protein, with amino-acid sequence MADEKIQGVYYEETAGGASLQQKVRYWARDAGNGVVSVEFLKPDGTSTGMLAERVKLEEFRRRFAKDDPSARKSAEPPKTPQQAMVEKCMTAAQAHLDHKEFHSAEFEFKTALKFDEKHVAASYGLGESYLGQGKTEEARRLFARLTDNDRLYTKENKHVFNKLGILLRRQGLFPLALKNYERAIRIDHTDPVLFYNLARVLYEMQQKEKAIRFLKNALTIDPGFKEASDFLAFMEKPG; translated from the coding sequence TTGGCGGACGAGAAGATCCAGGGAGTCTACTACGAGGAGACGGCCGGGGGGGCGAGCCTCCAGCAGAAGGTGCGCTACTGGGCCCGCGACGCCGGGAACGGCGTCGTCTCGGTGGAGTTCCTCAAGCCGGACGGGACCTCGACCGGCATGTTGGCCGAGCGGGTCAAGCTCGAGGAGTTCCGGCGGCGCTTCGCGAAGGACGACCCCTCCGCCAGGAAGAGCGCCGAGCCCCCCAAGACCCCGCAGCAGGCGATGGTCGAGAAGTGCATGACGGCGGCGCAGGCCCACCTGGACCACAAGGAGTTCCACAGCGCGGAGTTCGAGTTCAAGACGGCGCTCAAGTTCGACGAGAAGCACGTCGCCGCGAGCTACGGCCTGGGCGAGTCCTACCTGGGGCAGGGCAAGACGGAGGAGGCGCGGCGGCTGTTCGCGCGCCTCACCGACAACGACCGCCTCTACACCAAGGAGAACAAGCACGTCTTCAACAAGCTGGGCATCCTGCTGCGCCGGCAGGGGCTCTTCCCGCTGGCGCTCAAGAACTACGAGCGCGCCATCCGCATCGACCACACCGATCCGGTGCTCTTCTACAACCTCGCGCGCGTGCTCTACGAGATGCAGCAGAAGGAGAAGGCGATCCGCTTCCTCAAGAACGCCCTGACCATCGACCCCGGCTTCAAGGAGGCCTCCGACTTCCTCGCCTTCATGGAAAAGCCGGGGTAG
- a CDS encoding CoA-binding protein — protein MNPGERRLAEILENARTIAVVGLSGDPGRTSHRIAAYLQAAGYRIIPVNSEADEALGEKSLPSLRDIEGPVDIVNVFRRPAHIPAVAEDFLRMRARPGVFWMQKGIAHPGSARRLEAAGAEVVQDLCIKTLHRLLLAGQPRD, from the coding sequence ATGAACCCCGGCGAGCGGCGCCTGGCGGAAATCCTCGAGAACGCGCGCACCATCGCCGTGGTGGGCCTCTCGGGCGACCCGGGGCGCACCAGCCACCGCATCGCCGCCTACCTCCAGGCGGCGGGCTACCGCATCATCCCCGTCAACTCCGAGGCGGACGAAGCCCTGGGCGAGAAGTCCCTCCCCAGCCTGCGGGATATCGAGGGGCCGGTCGACATCGTGAACGTCTTCCGGCGCCCCGCGCACATCCCCGCCGTGGCGGAGGACTTCCTGCGCATGAGGGCCCGCCCCGGCGTCTTCTGGATGCAGAAGGGCATCGCCCACCCCGGGAGCGCCCGCAGGCTCGAGGCGGCGGGCGCCGAGGTCGTCCAGGACCTGTGTATCAAGACCCTCCACCGCCTGCTCCTGGCGGGGCAGCCGCGGGATTGA
- a CDS encoding alpha/beta hydrolase: protein MSHTDRARRLRPRHVLLAGALALVLTGFIGWIENFFLYHPFREISATPAQYGVPYEDVLFPASDGARLHGWYVPPVEAEGPVVLWAHGNAGNISHRSENIALLRRETAAGVFIFDYRGYGRSEGRPGEAGLYADMRGAYAWLRGRAPAGRIFFFGRSLGATVAVRVAAEGAGARGLILESPFVSLAEMGELMFPFLPVRRLLVQEFDTARWLPRVKAPLLFFHGDSDEIVPFSQGRRLYELAPGPKRFHAIRGARHNDTYVTGGPAYWQVWREFLAAPEKAVK from the coding sequence TTGAGCCATACGGACCGGGCCCGCCGCCTCCGGCCGCGGCACGTCCTTCTCGCGGGGGCGCTCGCGCTGGTGCTGACCGGCTTCATCGGCTGGATCGAGAACTTCTTCCTCTACCACCCCTTCCGCGAGATATCCGCCACCCCGGCCCAGTACGGCGTGCCCTACGAGGACGTCCTCTTCCCGGCCTCGGACGGCGCCCGGCTGCACGGCTGGTACGTCCCGCCGGTGGAGGCCGAAGGCCCCGTCGTCCTCTGGGCGCACGGCAACGCGGGGAACATCTCCCACCGCTCGGAGAACATCGCGCTTTTAAGACGAGAGACAGCAGCGGGCGTCTTCATCTTCGACTACCGGGGCTACGGCCGGAGCGAGGGGCGGCCCGGCGAGGCCGGCCTCTACGCCGACATGCGGGGGGCCTACGCCTGGCTGAGGGGGCGGGCGCCGGCCGGGCGCATCTTCTTCTTCGGGCGCTCGCTCGGGGCCACCGTGGCCGTGCGGGTGGCGGCCGAGGGGGCCGGGGCGCGGGGGCTCATCCTGGAGAGCCCCTTCGTGAGCCTGGCCGAGATGGGGGAGCTGATGTTCCCCTTCCTCCCGGTGCGGCGGCTCCTCGTCCAGGAGTTCGACACCGCCAGGTGGCTCCCCCGGGTGAAGGCCCCCCTGCTCTTCTTCCACGGGGACTCGGACGAGATCGTGCCCTTCTCCCAGGGGCGCCGGCTCTACGAGCTCGCCCCCGGGCCCAAGCGCTTCCACGCCATCCGGGGCGCCCGCCACAACGACACCTACGTCACGGGCGGCCCCGCCTACTGGCAGGTCTGGCGCGAGTTCCTCGCCGCGCCGGAGAAGGCGGTGAAGTAA